In Penicillium oxalicum strain HP7-1 chromosome I, whole genome shotgun sequence, a single window of DNA contains:
- a CDS encoding NAD(P) transhydrogenase, whose translation MSVSVSLRSALRPCLAGSSACVGKVLGTQSVSQYRRFAFFSASQKRCFPLSAQWPCVTKRANTSATSAPETVAATPYSALTVGVPREIAPNERRVAITPQNVTMLLKKGFSRVLIERGAGEGAQLLDSVYEAAGATMVDRDTVYAESDIVLKVRGPQMDGPFNEVEALRKGTTVISFLYPAQNKSIVEALAARGVTAFAMDRIPRISRAQVFDALSSMANIAGYKAVLEASNHFGRFLTGQVTAAGKIPPSKVLVIGAGVAGLSAIASARRMGAIVRGFDTRPAVREQVQSLGAEFIEVDFQEDGAGQGGYAKEMSKEFYEAEMRLFMEQAREVDIIITTALIPGKPAPKLITKEMVAAMKPGSVIVDLAAEAGGNCEATVPGELASYKDVTVIGYTDLPSRLPTQSSTLYSNNIVKLLLSMAPKDKSFGVDFNDEVVRGAVVTRNGEIVPPVAPPAPPPTPKPDAQATAAAAQKGGEAVALTPWKQATRDVSLLTGAMGTTLALGKATGPIFMSNMMTFGLAGLVGYRAVWGVAPALHSPLMSVTNAISGMVGIGGLFIMGGGYTPTTLPEYLGAASVLLAFVNVSGGFVVTKRMLDMFKRPTDPPEYPWLYAVPGLVFGGGFLAAASTGMSGLVQAGYLVSTILCMSSISSLASQTTARRGNIFGILGVVSGILASLAAAGFDTETLTQFVVVAGTGALAGGLIGRRITPTGLPQTVAALHSVVGLAAVLTSIGSVMVDIADITTLHMVTAYLGVLIGGVTFTGSLVAFMKLAGRMSSSPKILPGRHVINSTLLGSNIATMGAFITMAPANPGIAAACLGANTVLSFLKGYTTTAAIGGADMPVVITVLNAYSGFALVAEGLMLNNPLLTSVGSLIGVSGSILSYIMCVAMNRSLTNVLFGGLSAPAQTQKKIEGEVTPTTIDDTVEALSNAESVIIIVGYGMAVAKAQYALAEIVAMLRARV comes from the exons ATGAGTGTTTCTGTATCCTTGCGATCGGCCCTGAGACCCTGCCTGGCAGGGTCCAGTGCCTGTGTGGGGAAAGTCCTCGGTACCCAGTCTG TCTCCCAATACCGACGCTTTGCATTCTTCAGCGCGTCACAGAAGAGATGCTTTCCTCTGTCGGCCCAGTGGCCATGCGTGACCAAGCGTGCCAACACCTCGGCCACTTCAGCGCCAGAAACTGTAGCCGCCACACCATACTCGGCATTGACCGTGGGTGTGCCCCGGGAGATCGCTCCCAATGAGCGCCGAGTGGCCATCACTCCGCAGAATGTCACGATGCTGCTGAAGAAGGGCTTCTCGCGCGTCCTGATTGAACGTGGTGCCGGTGAGGGCGCCCAGCTGCTGGATTCGGTCTACGAAGCGGCCGGTGCTACCATGGTCGATCGAGACACCGTCTACGCCGAGAGTGACATTGTTCTCAAAGTTCGAGGTCCGCAGATGGATGGGCCCTTCAATGAAGTGGAAGCGCTCCGAAAGGGCACCACCGTGATCTCATTCCTCTATCCCGCTCAGAATAAATCCATCGTCGAAGCCCTCGCCGCGCGAGGCGTCACCGCGTTTGCCATGGACCGCATCCCGCGAATCTCCCGCGCACAGGTCTTTGACGCCCTCAGTTCCATGGCCAACATTGCCGGGTACAAGGCTGTCCTGGAAGCGTCCAACCACTTTGGCCGGTTCTTAACCGGTCAGGTCACGGCCGCAGGCAAGATTCCCCCGAGTAAGGTTCTCGTCATTGGAGCGGGTGTCGCTGGATTGAGTGCCATCGCATCGGCCCGCCGCATGGGTGCCATCGTCCGAGGCTTCGATACCCGCCCCGCCGTTCGAGAGCAGGTGCAGTCCCTCGGCGCCGAATTCATCGAGGTGGATTTCCAGGAAGATGGCGCCGGGCAAGGCGGCTATGCCAAGGAGATGTCCAAGGAATTCTACGAGGCCGAAATGAGATTGTTCATGGAACAGGCGCGCGAAGTtgatatcatcatcaccacggcGCTCATCCCGGGAAAGCCAGCGCCAAAGCTCATCACCAAGGAGATGGTGGCCGCGATGAAGCCTGGCTCAGTGATCGTGGATCTGGCCGCCGAAGCCGGTGGAAACTGCGAGGCCACGGTCCCCGGAGAGCTGGCCAGCTACAAAGATGTCACCGTTATTGGCTACACTGATCTGCCGTCTCGTCTGCCAACCCAGTCCTCGACCCTGTACTCGAACAACATCGTCAAGCTCTTATTGTCTATGGCCCCCAAGGACAAATCCTTCGGCGTCGATTTCAACGACGAAGTGGTGCGCGGCGCTGTCGTCACGCGCAACGGTGAAATCGTACCTCCAGTGGCACCGCCCGCACCACCTCCCACTCCCAAGCCAGATGCTCAAGCTACAGCGGCGGCCGCAcagaaagggggagaagcaGTGGCTCTGACGCCCTGGAAACAGGCCACTCGGGACGTTTCCCTGCTCACGGGTGCCATGGGCACGACGCTTGCTCTCGGCAAAGCCACCGGCCCCATTTTCATGAGCAACATGATGACTTTTGGTCTGGCTGGTCTGGTGGGATACCGCGCCGTCTGGGGGGTGGCCCCGGCTCTGCATTCCCCTCTGATGAGCGTGACCAACGCCATCTCCGGTATGGTCGGTATTGGTGGTCTGTTCATCATGGGTGGAGGGTATACTCCCACGACTCTGCCGGAATATCTCGGCGCGGCGTCTGTGCTGCTGGCATTTGTCAATGTATCCGGTGGCTTTGTGGTCACGAAGCGCATGTTGGACATGTTTAAGCGACCCACCGACCCCCCCGAGTACCCATGGTTGTATGCGGTGCCTGGTCTGGTGTTTGGTGGCGGCTTCCTGGCGGCTGCAAGCACGGGGATGTCGGGACTGGTTCAGGCCGGATATCTGGTCAGCACGATCCTGTGTATGAGCTCCATCTCAAGCCTTGCGTCGCAGACGACGGCTCGACGTGGCAACATCTTTGGTATTCTCGGAGTGGTATCCGGTATCTTGGCTTCATTGGCGGCAGCCGGTTTTGACACCGAGACCCTCACTCAATTTGTGGTCGTGGCAGGTACCGGTGCACTAGCTGGAGGTCTGATCGGTCGTCGCATCACCCCGACGGGACTGCCGCAGACTGTGGCTGCCTTGCATTCGGTCGTCGGACTTGCAGCCGTTTTGACCAGTATCGGCAGTGTCATGGTTGACATTGCCGATATCACGACCCTTCACATGGTCACCGCGTATCTGGGTGTCCTGATCGGTGGTGTCACATTCACGGGGTCTTTGGTGGCGTTTATGAAACTCGCCGGACGCATGTCTTCGAGTCCCAAAATCCTACCGGGTCGTCATGTCATCAACTCGACACTGCTGGGTAGCAACATCGCCACGATGGGAGCCTTTATCACGATGGCGCCGGCCAACCCAGGTATTGCGGCGGCGTGCCTTGGCGCCAACACCGTCctgagcttcttgaaggGTTATACCACGACAGCCGCCATCGGAGGTGCGGACATGCCCGTGGTGATCACCGTGCTGAATGCCTACTCTGGCTTTGCCCTCGTGGCCGAAGGACTGATGCTGAATAACCCGCTTCTCACCAGTGTGGGCTCTCTGATTGGTGTGAGCGGTTCGATCTTGTCGTATATCATGTGTGTTGCCATGAACCGATCTCTCACCAACGTTCTCTTTGGCGGTCTCTCTGCGCCCGCGCAGAcgcagaagaagatcgaAGGCGAAGTCACGCCGACTACCATTGACGACACGGTGGAGGCACTGTCTAATGCCGAGAGTGTCATCATCATTGTGGGTTACGGCATGGCGGTCGCCAAGGCTCAATACGCTCTTGCTGAAATCGTGGCCATGCTTCGCGCCCGGGTGTGA
- a CDS encoding Thiamine transporter thi9 has protein sequence MAHEQENLTVGRGEEVVTDGEGDRSSVEAKDDAALLRTMGYKPVLHRTYTLFENFATTFAALYFVGGVRVTFSTGIAAGGNLAYWTSYLVTMVFTFITAAVIAEVCSASPSAGSIYLWAAEAGGPRFGRLLGFVVAWWSTTAWTTFCASNTQAAVNYMLAEITVFNLDFPSDTSDVKFRAVQWICTEVLLALAALLNFLPPRYFKYVFWVSAGFVMLDFFLNLIWLPIGTAQTWGFRTPHEAFMTTYNGTGAPDGWNWCLSYLATAGILIGFDASGHVAEETKNASVTAARGIFWSTVASGFGGLATIILFLFCAPSADQLFEFGSPQPFVPLYAVVLGRGGHIFMNIVCITALWLNTAIAIIAASRLVFAVARDGVLPFSGWVSKVHNGQPRNAVIVVWAVAALVTCTLLPSSVAFTSLVSAAGVPSAAAYGLICLGRLFCTPKRFPKPQWSLGRWSKPFQFIGVLWNGWVVAILFSPYAWPVTGENLNYAPIIMAGVTILALISYFVMPESAWLPSSRITHFIDSKGVGSVSETVEELPPSTQRL, from the exons ATGGCTCACGAGCAGGAGAATCTCACCGTCGGTCGCGGCGAGGAGGTGGTCACCGACGGAGAAGGCGATCGCAGCTCGGTCGAGGCAAAGGATGATGCGGCCCTTCTG CGAACTATGGGATACAAGCCG GTCTTGCACCGGACATACACTCTGTTCGAGAACTTTGCAACCACGTTCG CCGCGCTGTACTTTGTCGGTGGTGTGCGTGTCACGTTCAGTACCGGTATCGCGGCGGGTGGAAACTTGGCCTACTGGACGAGTTACTTGGTGACCATGGTGTTCACCTTCATCACGGCTGCCGTCATTGCGGAGGTGTGCTCGGCATCACCGTCGGCCGGCTCCATCTATCTCTGGGCTGCCGAGGCTGGAGGTCCTCGATTTGGCCGGTTACTTGGGTTCGTGGTGGCGTGGTGGAGTACTACTGCCTGGACGACATTCTGTGCGA GTAACACGCAGGCCGCAGTCAACTATATGCTTGCC GAAATCACTGTGTTCAACTTGGACTTTCCATCTGACACAAGCGATGTCAAGTTTCGCGCCGTTCAGTGGATCTGTACCGAGGTCCTTCTTGCGCTGGCGGCTTTGTTGAATTTCCTGCCCC CCCGATACTTCAAGTATGTCTTCTGGGTCTCTGCTGGATTCGTCATGCTCGACTTCTTTTTGAACCTCATCTGGCTGCCCATCGGGACGGCGCAGACGTGGGGATTCCGGACTCCCCATGAAGCCTTCATGACTACTTACAACGGCACCGGGGCCCCTGACGGGTGGAACTGGTGTTTGTCATACCTGGCCACGGCCGGTATCCTCATCGGCTTCGACGCCTCGGGCCATGTGGCCGAAGAGACCAAGAATGCCTCCGTCACTGCGGCGCGGGGCATCTTTTGGAGTACCGTTGCCAGTGGCTTCGGCGGGTTGGCCACCATCATTCTGTTTCTCTTCTGCGCG CCGAGTGCGGACCAGCTGTTTGAGTTTGGCTCGCCGCAGCCCTTTGTTCCTCTCTACGCCGTTGTTCTCGGTCGAGGCGGGCATATCTTCATGAACATTGTCTGCATTACGGCCCTGTGGTTG AACACCGCCATTGCCATCATCGCGGCCTCCCGCCTGGTCTTTGCCGTTGCTCGAGACGGCGTCCTGCCTTTCTCCGGATGGGTCTCGAAGGTCCACAATGGCCAGCCCCGCAACGCCGTGATTGTCGTCTGGGCCGTCGCGGCCCTGGTGACGTGCACCTTGTTGCCGTCGAGTGTGGCCTTCACCTCGCTGGTCTCCGCGGCCGGAGTCCCCAGCGCCGCAGCCTACGGGCTGATCTGTCTGGGTCGTCTGTTCTGCACACCCAAGCGCTTCCCCAAGCCGCAATGGAGTCTGGGACGATGGAGCAAGCCCTTTCAATTCATCGGTGTCCTTTGGAACGGGTGGGTGGTGGCGATATTGTTTTCGCCCTACGCGTGGCCCGTAACTGGGGAGAATCTCAACT ATGCCCCGATCATCATGGCCGGCGTCACCATCTTGGCGCTCATCTCGTACTTTGTCATGCCCGAGAGTGCTTGGCTCCCATCCAGCCGCATCACCCACTTTATCGACAGCAAGGGTGTCGGCAGCGTCTCCGAGACGGTGGAGGAACTTCCTCCATCCACGCAGCGTCTGTGA